The nucleotide sequence GACAGTACTCTCATTTCTATCCAAGGAAGCAGCTCTAGCGACACTTGATGCTACCCAATATATTGGGGACAGTGCCCTTCGTACCCGCCTGGTAGCCAAGGAGATTGTCTCCCTGATCAACCGATGACGATCAGACCTGTAAAAATGAGGTAATAGATTGCCATACGAGGTAAACGGATAAGGCTGGCAAGCAAGAAGTGATGAACCTTCAGTTCCAGTATCCCTGCCACGGTACAGATTGTAGAGAAAGGAAGCGGGGTCAATCCACTGATGACAATGGCCCAGATTCCATACTTTGTTATAATCTGCTCGGTATGGGTTCCCGACTGTTTGAGTACCCACTTCCTGAAAATCGGCATAAGGCCGACAAGTCTTCCAAAGAGATAGGCAAAGAACGCTCCTGCTACCGAGCTCACACCCATCACCAGGATAGCCAGTGCTGGATGCCACTCCATCACAAATGGCCACATCAGATCCACGGAGAGCGGTAGCACGAAGAGGTCTACGATGAATACGTAGATTGCAACTCCGTGCACCCCAAAGTTCTCAATGAACTGCTGCACCACCACGTTCTGGTCCCAACCTGAAAGCCTGTAGTACCTGAGGCCAATGAAATACATCCCAAAGATGAAAAGCATCAGGAGAAAGGTACGCAGGAGGAGTTTACGTACATCCAGCGCCCCATCCTCCTTGAGATACGTTTCTTTCTTGAATAATGATCTCAACCACAATGGCATTATCATACCAACAAATCCTTGAATGTCTTGAGCAGTATGAGCCCTTCGCCTGTTCCCATTCCTTGGTAGAGAGGTGGCTTTCCACCTCCCTTTCCTGCAATGGTTGAGAGCAGGTTCTGCCGTTGCTTGGAGAAATTCAACAAGAATTCCGCTTCCCCAACCAGGGCAATGAGCCAGAGGACCTGCTCACCATTTTGCTGTACGGCACAGAGAGCCAAGTTTTCAAACGCTGTGGCAGCCTTACCGATATCTTTGAGAGAGAGTCCCTCCTCTACTTCCCAAAGCACAACTGGCGTTCCTTTTTGCTCAGGAGCTCCTACAATGCGTTTCTCCAACTCCAGGAATGCCAGCCGTTCATTGCACTTCTTCAATGCACTCTTATCAGAAGAGGCCTGGGTTACAGCCTTACTCGCTGTCTCAACCAAATCTTCCACCGGGGATGAGAAGAGAGCACCCAGTTGTTCTACGATACGCTCCTTCTTGCGAATCTCTTCCCGGGCGATTGCTCCAATGGTAAAGATGAGTCTGACATGTCCCCTGATCATCTCTTGTCCCTCATAGTGGAAGAGATCAATCTCCTTGGTGTTTGCAACGTGAAGCCCTCCGCAGGCAACAGTGTCGGTATCATCAACGACCACCAGTCTTACCCCGTCCCCTTCTACTTTGATCGACCTTCTCAGGTCCAAGGCCTGTGCACTTTGCTGGGTATGCACTTCATAGGAGACAGGCTTTGCTTCTCGTACACTCTGGTTCACCAGATCCTCCAGTGCATAGCAAATAG is from uncultured Sphaerochaeta sp. and encodes:
- a CDS encoding VTT domain-containing protein, whose protein sequence is MIMPLWLRSLFKKETYLKEDGALDVRKLLLRTFLLMLFIFGMYFIGLRYYRLSGWDQNVVVQQFIENFGVHGVAIYVFIVDLFVLPLSVDLMWPFVMEWHPALAILVMGVSSVAGAFFAYLFGRLVGLMPIFRKWVLKQSGTHTEQIITKYGIWAIVISGLTPLPFSTICTVAGILELKVHHFLLASLIRLPRMAIYYLIFTGLIVIG
- a CDS encoding alanyl-tRNA editing protein, whose product is MHSKPIYYEEPYQRTLQAVVTSITEKGVVLDKTICYPEGGGQAGDRGTIAGKPLLDTIKDEDYTIYHQVTDPDFSVGDTVDIVLDWEHRYHYMQMHTAQHVASGLLFHHFSIATVSVHQGERILTIETDRKDIPLTICYALEDLVNQSVREAKPVSYEVHTQQSAQALDLRRSIKVEGDGVRLVVVDDTDTVACGGLHVANTKEIDLFHYEGQEMIRGHVRLIFTIGAIAREEIRKKERIVEQLGALFSSPVEDLVETASKAVTQASSDKSALKKCNERLAFLELEKRIVGAPEQKGTPVVLWEVEEGLSLKDIGKAATAFENLALCAVQQNGEQVLWLIALVGEAEFLLNFSKQRQNLLSTIAGKGGGKPPLYQGMGTGEGLILLKTFKDLLV